Part of the Thermoplasmata archaeon genome, GGCCCATGCCAGCGGAGTGAGGGACAGCCGAGAACTCGTCACGTACGCTCTCCTCGCCCGGGATTTGAATCGGACCGTCTACCACGGCATCTACATCGCACGGCACATGGCCCGATTCCGCGGTCGAATCGAGGGAGACATTGGCCGTATGCTCCGGTCCATGTCCGACATCGCCCAGACCATGCAGACGCTCGCGGTGGATGCGTTCCTGGGAGCGGACTTCTCGAAAGCCCAGCGGGTCATGAAGCTCATGACGCGCGTCCGGAACCTCGACGACGCCCTGAGCCTGCGCATCCTCAATCAAGCGAAGGACGTCCGGAAGGCCGTCACCGAGATGCTCATCGCCCGGGAGATTCGCCGCATCGCTGGGTACAGCGTCGCGATGGCCGATGCGACCGCCAACCGGGTCCTCTCCTCGGATGCGGGCGCCGGATGAAGGGAAGGACGCAGCGCGGGGAACCTACGGCGCGGTCCGGGCTTGTCGCCGCAACTCCATGAGCGCCCGGCGAACGTACAGCCGAGCAACCCGCTTCCTGTGGTAGGGGGTGAGGTCCGTATTGTCCATGGGCTTCACCGCACGGAACACCGCCTCCGCCGCTTGCTCGATGAGGTCGTCCGTGAGTCGGTTCCCGCTCAGGATGCGTTCCGCCTCGGCGATCTCGATGGGGGACGGGGCCACGGCACCCACCACGATCCGGATCAGATCGCATCGTCCGTCGGGATCGATCCGCGCCGCAATGGCTATCCCGAGGACCGGGAAATCGGTCGACCCGCGGCGACGGAGCTTCAGATATGTGCTGAGCATGCCGTCGGGACGTGGGAGGGCCACGTCCACCAGGATCTCGTCCGGGGCTTTGTCGAGGTGCGCGATCCCATCGTCCCGGAACAACGCCCGCACAGGAAGCGCCCGCTCCCCGCGAACGCTCGCCAGACGCACGCGGGCTTCGAGCGCGATGGCGACGGGCGCCAGGTCCGATGAGGAGACGGCCCAGCATCGGGTGCTCCCGGGTGCGACGCGACAGATGTCTCCGTCCTTCTTGAGGCAGAAGTCGACGGCCCGCCTCCAGAGGTAGGACTGGTCGTAGTAGTTGCAGCGGGTGTCCGAGCAGAGATTTCCCCCGACCGTCGCCATGGCTCGGATCTGCGGATTCGCAACGAGTCCGGCCGCTTGCGTCAGGGCGGGATGATCTGCCGCGACCGATCGATCGCGGACGAGATCCTGGAGCGTCGTCATCGCGCCGATGATGAACCCGCCTTCTGGGTTCCGGCGGATCCCGCGGAGCTCCCGCACCTGGCGGAGGCTGACGACCGACTTGGGCTCGACGAGCCCACGCTTCATCGCGGGGTACAGGTCCGTGCCGCCGCCCACGAAGGCGGCCTGCCCATCCGACTCGGCGATGAGCCGGACGGCCTCGTCGAGCGTGCGAGGCGCGTGGAGGTCGAACTGCGCTAGCCGGAGCATTACCCCACCACCCTCCCGGGAATGACGGTATCCTCGGCCGGAGGCGGTACCCTCAGCGGCTCCTTCGTAAGCGGGAGGTCCGGAAATCCTCGAGGGCCGACGCGGGGCCGCTCGTGGCCTCTCCCCTGCTCCTCGAGGGCTCGCAGGATCTTGTCCGGGGTCATGGGGACCTCGTCGATCCGCACGCCGACGGCATCGTACAGCGCGTTCGCCAGGGCGGGGGCCACCGGGAGAAGCGGCCCCTGGCCCACCTCCTTGGCGCCGAAGGGGCCCTCCGGGTCCACGGTCTCCACGAGGAACGTGTGAATCTCGGGCATCTCGAGGATCGTGGGCACCCTCTGTTCGAGGATCGAGGGGGACTTCAGCAGCCCGCCGCGGAACGATTGCTGCTCGAGAAGCGCCTCCCCGAGCCCCATGCAGATGCTGCCCTCGATCTGGCCCTCGACGGCGCGCAGGTTGATCGCGCGGCCGATATCGTGGGCAAGCCAGATCCGGTCCGCGGTCAGGAAACCCGTCTCCGTGTCGCATGTCGCCTCGATGACGCACGCGGAGAAGCTGTAGGCGGGCGAGGGCCCGACGCCCGACCCTTTGTACGGGCCCGCGAGCTTCGGCGGCTTGTAGGACCCCATCGCCGTGATGGGGCCGCCGCTCGCGGCTGCCGCAATCGCGTCGTGCCACGTGAAGCCGCGGTGCGGGTCCGACGCGTCGCCAATGCGCCGACCCTTCGCGACCAGACGCTCCGTCGGAATATCGAGTCTTCCCGCCACCACGTCGAAGACGACCTGCCTCGCCTTCGTGGCCGCCGACAAGGCGGCATTCCCGGCCATGAACGTCACGCGGCTCGAGTAGCTCCCAAGGTCCGTGGGCGTCCGGTCGGTGTCCGCCACAACGACCTCGATCTCCCCGGGTTCGAGGCCGAGCACCTCAGCCACGATGAAGGCAAGCATGGAGGTGGAGCCCTGGCCGATTTCGCTCGCCAGGGAGGACACGACCACGTGGCCGGACGGCTCGATGCGAACCTCGACCTCGGAATGGGGGTCCTCGTTCCACCAAATCGGGAGCGCGGCGCCGGAGAGGTAGGCACTGACCGCCAACCCGATTCCCTTCCCGCGACCGAGGTGCCCGCGCTTCTCCCGGAACTTCGACGCCGCCAGCACCTGCTCCATGCATTCCTTCAGCCCGCAGCTCGTGATGCGCAGGTGGTTCACGGTCATCGAGAAGGGGCGGACGAGATTGCGGTAGCGGATCTCCTCGGGGCCGAGGCCGAGGTCCTCGGCGGCCTTGTCCAGGTGGGTCTCGAGGGCGAACCGGGGCTGCGGTGTCCCGTGGCCCCGTTTCGGACCGCACGGTGGTTTGTTCGTGAACACCCGGACCCCTTCGAACTTGTAGGCTGGGATCCGGTATGTGGTCGGCTGGAGCACACCCGTATAGTACGTCGACGCGACGCCGTAGCTGCCGTAGGCGCCGCCGTCCAGGATCGATCGGAAGTGCATCGCGGTGATCCGGCCCTCCTTCGTGAAACCCGTGCGGATCTTCATGAGCACGGGATGCCGACCGCGGTGCAGGTAAAACACCTCCTCTCGGGAGCACGCGATCTTCACCGGCCGCTGCGTGACCATCGCGAGCTTCGCGGCCACGATCTCGTGGGAGAAGATGTCGCTCTTCCCGCCGAACCCGCCACCCACGGGCGGTGCGATGACCCGAACCATGTTGGCCGGGAGGCCGAGGACCTTCTGGAGGGCGCCGTGCAGGTAGAGGGGCACCTGGGTGGACGACCAGACCGTGAGCTTGCCACCCGCCTCGACCGATGCCAGGACGGCGTGTTGCTCCATGGCCACGTGGTTGCTGCCCTCATAGAAGAACACGTCCTCGCGGATGTGGTCCGCGCGCGCGAACCCTCCCGCGACGTCGCCGAACTCGAGGTTCACCGCCTTGTGGATGTTCGTGCCGTCCGCTTGGTCATGGATGCGGACGGTGCGGTTCTGCAGGGCCTCTTCAATCGACGTGATCGCCGGAAGCGGTTCGTACTCGACATCGATGGCCCCGAGCGCCCGTTCCGCGGTCTCCTCATCGTCGGCGGCCACGGCCGCCACGGGCTCCCCGACGTAGCGGACCACGTCCTCGGCCAAGGCCGTCTCGTCCTGGCTGGACGGCAGGATGCCGTACTTGGTCGGGAGGTCCCGCCCGGTAAGGACCGCTCGAACGCCGGGCAGGGCCCGCGCGCGGCCAGTGTCGATCCGGCGGATGCGGGCGTGCGGGTGAGGAGTTCGCAGCAGTCGGCCGAACAGCATCTCGGGCAGGACGAGATCCTCCGTGTACCGAGCGCGGCCGGTCGTCTTCCCCAAAGAATCGACCTTGGGCAGCGCTTTCCCGATGACGCTCAGTTCGTCCGACATAGGCCCCTCACCTCGACCGGCGCACATGCGCCCCGCGCGCCGCGCCCTTCGAACTTGCCCTCCTGCCTCTCGATGCGCGCGCCCTTTCGAGTCTCATCTGTTCGGCAGCGTCCCGGACCGCCTGGAGGATCTTCGGATAGCACCCGCACCGACACACGTTGCCGGCGAGGCCCGCTCGGATCTCGTCGTCGCTGGGCGACGGGTTGGTCTTCAGGAGAACCAGGGAGGACATGATCATCCCGGGGGTGCAGTAGCCGCATTGCGCGCCGCCAAGGTCGGCGAAGGCGACCTGGAGCGGATGGGGCGTTCCGTCCGCGCGGGCAATCCCCTCGATGGTCGTGATCGCCCGGCCCTCGACCTCCGCCGCGAGGGTGATGCAGGAGAGGTAAGGCTCGTCGTCCACCAGGACTGTGCAGGCCCCACACTCGCCGAGTTCGCAGCCGTGCTTCGTGCCCGTGAGGTCCAGGTCCTCTCGCAGGACCTCCAGAAGGGTCCGATGTGCCGGCGCGGTGACCTTTCGGTCCTCGCCGTTCACCCGGAGGAACCTGCTCCCTGCGGCCACGCTTCCCGTTCTCCTCGTCCGCCATTGCGGGGGGACGTCATAGGCTTATCGACGGCTTGGAGACTCGCGGGTCGCGGGGTGTCGTCCCCCGC contains:
- a CDS encoding PhoU domain-containing protein; its protein translation is AHASGVRDSRELVTYALLARDLNRTVYHGIYIARHMARFRGRIEGDIGRMLRSMSDIAQTMQTLAVDAFLGADFSKAQRVMKLMTRVRNLDDALSLRILNQAKDVRKAVTEMLIAREIRRIAGYSVAMADATANRVLSSDAGAG
- a CDS encoding FAD binding domain-containing protein, whose amino-acid sequence is MLRLAQFDLHAPRTLDEAVRLIAESDGQAAFVGGGTDLYPAMKRGLVEPKSVVSLRQVRELRGIRRNPEGGFIIGAMTTLQDLVRDRSVAADHPALTQAAGLVANPQIRAMATVGGNLCSDTRCNYYDQSYLWRRAVDFCLKKDGDICRVAPGSTRCWAVSSSDLAPVAIALEARVRLASVRGERALPVRALFRDDGIAHLDKAPDEILVDVALPRPDGMLSTYLKLRRRGSTDFPVLGIAIAARIDPDGRCDLIRIVVGAVAPSPIEIAEAERILSGNRLTDDLIEQAAEAVFRAVKPMDNTDLTPYHRKRVARLYVRRALMELRRQARTAP
- a CDS encoding molybdopterin cofactor-binding domain-containing protein, which translates into the protein MSDELSVIGKALPKVDSLGKTTGRARYTEDLVLPEMLFGRLLRTPHPHARIRRIDTGRARALPGVRAVLTGRDLPTKYGILPSSQDETALAEDVVRYVGEPVAAVAADDEETAERALGAIDVEYEPLPAITSIEEALQNRTVRIHDQADGTNIHKAVNLEFGDVAGGFARADHIREDVFFYEGSNHVAMEQHAVLASVEAGGKLTVWSSTQVPLYLHGALQKVLGLPANMVRVIAPPVGGGFGGKSDIFSHEIVAAKLAMVTQRPVKIACSREEVFYLHRGRHPVLMKIRTGFTKEGRITAMHFRSILDGGAYGSYGVASTYYTGVLQPTTYRIPAYKFEGVRVFTNKPPCGPKRGHGTPQPRFALETHLDKAAEDLGLGPEEIRYRNLVRPFSMTVNHLRITSCGLKECMEQVLAASKFREKRGHLGRGKGIGLAVSAYLSGAALPIWWNEDPHSEVEVRIEPSGHVVVSSLASEIGQGSTSMLAFIVAEVLGLEPGEIEVVVADTDRTPTDLGSYSSRVTFMAGNAALSAATKARQVVFDVVAGRLDIPTERLVAKGRRIGDASDPHRGFTWHDAIAAAASGGPITAMGSYKPPKLAGPYKGSGVGPSPAYSFSACVIEATCDTETGFLTADRIWLAHDIGRAINLRAVEGQIEGSICMGLGEALLEQQSFRGGLLKSPSILEQRVPTILEMPEIHTFLVETVDPEGPFGAKEVGQGPLLPVAPALANALYDAVGVRIDEVPMTPDKILRALEEQGRGHERPRVGPRGFPDLPLTKEPLRVPPPAEDTVIPGRVVG
- a CDS encoding (2Fe-2S)-binding protein, whose protein sequence is MAAGSRFLRVNGEDRKVTAPAHRTLLEVLREDLDLTGTKHGCELGECGACTVLVDDEPYLSCITLAAEVEGRAITTIEGIARADGTPHPLQVAFADLGGAQCGYCTPGMIMSSLVLLKTNPSPSDDEIRAGLAGNVCRCGCYPKILQAVRDAAEQMRLERARASRGRRASSKGAARGAHVRRSR